Proteins co-encoded in one Pseudarthrobacter chlorophenolicus A6 genomic window:
- a CDS encoding class F sortase → MSGRTTTAGESRRRASVAVRTAAASAVLLLAACAPAGQSTAPSGTPASTVASTPAAAPSAVPSAAPSAPASAAPAVQPGAAPTIPVHPATLGAVAADPAPTSITIAGTAIDMPVVPGGVSGEGAMEIPDAFDRAAWYRFGPAPGAAQGAAVIAGHIDTTSDRAPFSALKSLAEGTAIRVGRDGAPDLTYRVVKVELMAKDRFDGGSLFRRTGPHELKVVTCGGRWLDERMDYSDNVIVTAVPG, encoded by the coding sequence ATGAGCGGACGCACGACGACGGCAGGGGAGTCCCGCCGTCGCGCATCTGTAGCGGTGCGAACCGCCGCCGCATCCGCAGTGCTTCTCCTGGCCGCCTGTGCGCCGGCCGGGCAGTCCACGGCACCTTCCGGTACCCCCGCCAGCACAGTAGCTTCCACACCAGCCGCCGCTCCCAGTGCGGTTCCCAGTGCCGCCCCTTCTGCTCCAGCGTCCGCCGCTCCGGCCGTCCAGCCGGGTGCGGCTCCCACCATTCCCGTTCACCCGGCCACCCTGGGCGCTGTCGCGGCGGACCCTGCGCCGACGTCGATCACCATCGCCGGCACGGCCATCGACATGCCGGTGGTCCCCGGGGGAGTGTCCGGCGAAGGGGCGATGGAAATCCCGGATGCCTTTGACCGCGCGGCCTGGTACCGGTTCGGACCAGCCCCCGGCGCGGCCCAGGGGGCCGCCGTCATCGCCGGCCACATCGACACGACTTCGGACAGGGCGCCGTTCTCCGCCCTGAAATCGCTGGCCGAGGGCACCGCCATCCGCGTGGGCCGTGACGGCGCGCCGGACCTTACCTACCGCGTGGTGAAGGTGGAACTGATGGCCAAGGACAGGTTCGACGGCGGGTCGCTCTTCCGCCGCACCGGGCCACACGAGCTCAAGGTTGTCACTTGCGGCGGCAGGTGGCTGGACGAGCGGATGGACTACAGCGACAATGTGATAGTCACCGCGGTCCCCGGGTAA
- a CDS encoding RNA polymerase sigma factor has protein sequence MTPPAQASHGWDDGLTASFLAGDERALAAAYREFAPLVHTLALRSLADSSAADDVTQEVFIRVWRSRNTFRPEVARLPAWIVGITRNVITDAHSATAREARKAHAVAGAGLAAGEADAGAEAAEVLADRLLLDGELERLGEPQGSIMKLAFYEDLTHEQISRKLDLPLGTVKSHIRRSLTHLRSRLEVDHAAS, from the coding sequence GTGACCCCTCCTGCGCAGGCCTCCCACGGCTGGGATGACGGGCTAACCGCGTCCTTCCTCGCCGGCGACGAGAGGGCCCTGGCGGCGGCCTACCGCGAATTCGCCCCGCTGGTGCACACGCTGGCCCTCCGGTCCCTGGCGGATTCATCTGCTGCGGACGACGTCACCCAGGAGGTCTTTATCCGGGTGTGGCGCTCGCGGAACACCTTCAGGCCGGAGGTGGCCCGGCTGCCCGCCTGGATTGTGGGCATCACCCGGAACGTCATCACCGACGCCCACTCGGCGACCGCCCGTGAAGCGCGCAAGGCCCACGCGGTGGCCGGCGCCGGGCTGGCCGCCGGAGAAGCCGACGCCGGAGCAGAAGCCGCGGAGGTCCTGGCGGACAGGCTGCTGCTGGACGGCGAACTGGAAAGGCTGGGTGAACCGCAAGGTTCCATCATGAAGCTGGCCTTCTATGAGGACCTGACGCACGAACAGATTTCACGGAAACTGGACCTGCCGCTTGGTACCGTCAAGAGCCACATCCGCCGCAGCCTGACGCATTTGAGAAGCCGATTGGAGGTAGACCATGCCGCATCTTGA
- a CDS encoding anti-sigma factor has protein sequence MPHLDPEQLSLLALYGDWDDADGRQHLDVCPECAADYAALRRTVDAVRTAPDTAGLSVPGPQVWAGIHRELGLADAVREDPLSGPGTKPAEAPAEAAPSNVAVFGPRKKAWWQRTGTWIAAAAAVVLVAGGGIWASMRPAQPPQPTQLAQAQLTPLAQYSASGSAKVVEAADGSRSLEVSLDKDEAKGYQEVWLIAPDLSRLVSLGVMASDSGTFQVPAGLQLADYPIVDVSDEPVDGNPAHSSVSIVRGTLTS, from the coding sequence ATGCCGCATCTTGATCCGGAACAGTTGAGCCTCCTTGCGCTGTACGGGGACTGGGACGACGCCGACGGCCGGCAGCACCTCGATGTTTGCCCCGAATGCGCCGCCGACTACGCCGCGCTGCGCCGCACCGTTGATGCGGTGCGGACGGCGCCGGACACCGCCGGCCTGTCAGTTCCCGGGCCCCAGGTGTGGGCCGGGATCCACCGGGAACTTGGACTTGCCGACGCTGTCCGGGAGGACCCGCTGAGTGGTCCCGGCACCAAGCCCGCGGAGGCACCTGCCGAGGCGGCGCCGTCGAACGTTGCTGTATTCGGCCCGCGGAAGAAGGCGTGGTGGCAGCGTACCGGTACGTGGATCGCCGCCGCGGCGGCTGTGGTCCTCGTTGCGGGCGGTGGAATCTGGGCGTCCATGCGGCCCGCCCAACCACCCCAGCCCACCCAGTTGGCCCAAGCCCAGCTGACGCCGCTGGCGCAATACTCGGCCAGCGGTTCAGCCAAAGTGGTGGAGGCGGCCGATGGTTCCCGCAGCCTGGAGGTCTCGCTCGACAAGGATGAAGCGAAGGGTTACCAGGAGGTCTGGCTGATTGCACCTGACCTGTCACGGCTGGTTAGCCTTGGCGTCATGGCCTCTGACTCCGGGACGTTCCAAGTTCCTGCGGGGCTGCAGCTGGCCGACTACCCGATCGTTGACGTTTCCGATGAACCGGTGGACGGAAACCCGGCCCACTCCAGCGTCAGCATTGTCCGCGGAACGCTTACTTCCTGA
- a CDS encoding dihydrofolate reductase family protein, giving the protein MSLVRVHNFSVSLDGFGTGEGQQLEAPFGHAGSRLMEWAFGTRTFRAMGLHGEGQASFGVDEAFASQWGTGVGVEIMGRNKFGPQRGPWEDKEWKGWWGDNPVFHTPVVVLTHHPRPTLEMEGGTTFHFIDADPATALEKARELAPGLDVRIGGGADTVRQFLEADLIDHMHIAVVPIILGRGERLWDGLEGLDERFDIESTTSPAGVVHMVFTRRGSR; this is encoded by the coding sequence ATGTCCCTCGTCCGCGTGCACAATTTCTCAGTTTCCCTCGACGGCTTCGGCACGGGCGAGGGCCAGCAGCTCGAGGCGCCGTTCGGCCATGCCGGCTCACGGCTCATGGAGTGGGCCTTCGGGACCCGGACCTTCCGCGCCATGGGCCTTCACGGGGAGGGACAGGCATCCTTCGGCGTCGATGAGGCGTTCGCCAGCCAGTGGGGAACCGGGGTCGGCGTCGAAATCATGGGGCGCAACAAGTTCGGCCCCCAGCGCGGGCCCTGGGAGGACAAGGAGTGGAAGGGGTGGTGGGGCGACAACCCCGTGTTCCACACCCCGGTTGTGGTCCTCACGCACCATCCCCGGCCCACCCTCGAAATGGAGGGCGGAACCACCTTCCATTTCATTGACGCCGACCCCGCAACGGCGCTTGAAAAGGCCCGAGAACTTGCCCCGGGCCTCGACGTCCGGATTGGCGGCGGTGCGGACACAGTGCGGCAGTTCCTCGAGGCGGACCTGATCGACCACATGCACATCGCCGTGGTGCCCATCATTCTGGGCCGCGGCGAGCGGCTGTGGGACGGACTGGAGGGTCTGGACGAGCGCTTCGACATCGAGTCCACCACCTCGCCGGCCGGCGTGGTGCACATGGTCTTCACCCGCCGCGGCTCCCGCTAG
- the araB gene encoding ribulokinase, which yields MNTADSAEACVIGVDYGTLSGRAVVVRVRDGKELGSGVFDYPHAVITDALPRDIAGDGGTRLPGEWALQVPNDYRDVLRIAVPAAVADAGIDPAAVVGIATDFTACTMVPTRADGTPLNEVPGFANRPHAYVKLWRHHAAQPQADRINRLAAERGEAWLPRYGGLISSEWEFAKGLQLLEEDPEVYAAMDHWVEAADWIVWQLCGTYVRNACTAGYKGIYQDGHYPSEDFLAALNPQFKDFVSTKLEHAIGRLGDAAGYLTAEAAAWTGLPEGIAVAVGNVDAHVTAPAAKAVDPGQLVAIMGTSTCHVMNGAELREVPGMCGVVDGGIVPGLWGYEAGQSGVGDIFGWFTKNGVQPEYHQAAATAGLGIHEYLTALASGQAIGEHGLIALDWHSGNRSVLVDHELSGVILGQTLATTPEDIYRALLEATAFGTRTIVEAFRDAGVPVKEFIVAGGLLKNKLLMQIYADATGLQLSTIGSEQGPALGSAIHAAVAAGHYADIREAAAAMGSEPGEVYTPIPENVAAYEELFREYKALHDYFGRGSNDVMHRLKAIQRKASGITSEAAVTGVPVEVSA from the coding sequence ATGAATACAGCGGACAGTGCCGAGGCTTGCGTCATCGGTGTTGATTACGGGACGCTCTCCGGCCGGGCTGTGGTGGTGCGTGTCAGGGACGGCAAGGAACTGGGCAGCGGAGTCTTTGACTACCCCCACGCCGTTATCACCGATGCCCTTCCCCGTGACATAGCGGGCGACGGCGGCACGCGGCTTCCCGGCGAATGGGCCCTCCAGGTGCCGAACGACTACCGGGACGTCCTGCGTATCGCCGTTCCCGCCGCCGTCGCCGACGCGGGAATCGACCCGGCCGCCGTCGTCGGAATCGCCACGGACTTCACCGCCTGCACCATGGTGCCCACGCGGGCGGACGGAACCCCGTTGAACGAGGTGCCCGGGTTCGCAAACCGGCCGCATGCTTATGTAAAACTGTGGCGCCACCACGCCGCCCAGCCGCAGGCCGACCGGATCAACCGGCTCGCAGCAGAGCGCGGCGAGGCCTGGTTGCCCCGCTACGGCGGGCTGATCTCCTCCGAGTGGGAATTTGCCAAGGGGCTCCAGCTGCTTGAGGAAGATCCCGAAGTCTACGCCGCCATGGACCACTGGGTGGAGGCGGCCGACTGGATCGTCTGGCAGCTCTGCGGGACATACGTCCGCAACGCCTGCACCGCCGGTTACAAAGGCATTTACCAGGACGGCCACTACCCGTCCGAAGACTTCCTAGCGGCGCTGAACCCGCAGTTCAAGGACTTCGTCAGCACGAAACTCGAGCACGCCATCGGCCGGCTGGGCGATGCCGCCGGCTACCTCACGGCTGAGGCCGCAGCGTGGACCGGCCTGCCGGAAGGCATCGCTGTTGCTGTGGGCAACGTTGACGCGCACGTCACCGCCCCGGCCGCCAAGGCCGTGGACCCGGGCCAGCTGGTGGCCATCATGGGCACGTCCACCTGCCACGTCATGAACGGTGCTGAGCTCAGGGAAGTCCCCGGCATGTGCGGCGTGGTGGACGGCGGGATCGTTCCCGGCCTCTGGGGCTACGAGGCCGGCCAGTCCGGTGTCGGCGATATTTTCGGCTGGTTCACCAAAAACGGTGTCCAGCCCGAATACCACCAGGCGGCCGCGACGGCGGGACTCGGCATCCACGAATACCTCACCGCACTTGCCTCCGGCCAGGCCATCGGCGAACACGGGCTGATAGCCCTGGACTGGCACTCCGGCAACCGGTCCGTGCTGGTGGACCACGAACTCTCCGGCGTCATCCTGGGCCAGACGCTCGCCACCACGCCGGAAGATATTTACCGGGCCCTGCTCGAGGCCACAGCCTTCGGCACCCGCACCATCGTGGAGGCCTTCCGCGACGCCGGCGTCCCGGTGAAGGAATTCATTGTGGCCGGCGGCCTGCTCAAGAACAAACTCCTGATGCAGATCTACGCAGACGCCACCGGCCTGCAGCTCTCCACCATCGGTTCGGAACAGGGGCCCGCCCTCGGCTCGGCCATCCACGCCGCCGTCGCGGCCGGACACTACGCGGACATCCGCGAGGCCGCCGCCGCCATGGGATCCGAGCCCGGCGAGGTGTACACGCCCATTCCGGAGAACGTGGCCGCCTACGAGGAGCTGTTCCGGGAATACAAAGCCCTGCACGACTACTTCGGCCGCGGCAGCAACGACGTGATGCACCGGCTCAAGGCCATCCAGCGCAAAGCCTCGGGGATCACTTCGGAAGCGGCTGTGACCGGCGTTCCCGTGGAGGTGTCCGCATGA
- a CDS encoding L-ribulose-5-phosphate 4-epimerase has translation MSAALLEAIALTRADVCALHAELTRYGLVVWTAGNVSARVPGTDLMVIKPSGVSYQDLAPDQMVVTDLYGTPVSGNGEGGWGNPALSPSSDTAAHAYVYRHMPEVGGVVHTHSTYATAWAARGEAIPCVLTMMSDEFGGEIPVGPFALIGDDSIGHGIVETLKNSNSPAVLMQNHGPFTIGKDAKSAVKAAVMCEEVARTVHVARQLGDPLPIDQGHIDSLYARYQNVYGQ, from the coding sequence ATGAGCGCCGCACTCCTGGAGGCCATCGCGCTGACCAGGGCAGACGTCTGCGCCCTGCACGCCGAACTGACCCGGTACGGGCTGGTGGTGTGGACCGCCGGCAACGTCTCCGCCCGCGTGCCCGGAACCGACCTGATGGTCATCAAGCCCTCCGGCGTCTCCTACCAGGACCTGGCCCCGGACCAGATGGTGGTCACCGACCTTTATGGCACGCCTGTGTCAGGAAACGGTGAAGGCGGCTGGGGCAATCCGGCGCTCTCGCCGTCGTCGGACACGGCAGCGCACGCCTACGTCTACCGTCACATGCCCGAGGTGGGCGGCGTGGTGCACACCCACTCCACCTACGCCACCGCCTGGGCGGCGCGCGGTGAAGCCATTCCGTGCGTGCTGACCATGATGAGCGACGAGTTCGGTGGCGAGATTCCGGTGGGACCCTTCGCGCTGATCGGCGACGACTCAATCGGCCACGGCATCGTGGAAACGCTGAAGAACTCCAACTCGCCGGCAGTCCTGATGCAAAACCACGGCCCGTTCACCATCGGCAAGGACGCCAAGTCCGCGGTGAAAGCCGCAGTGATGTGCGAGGAAGTGGCGCGCACCGTCCACGTTGCCCGTCAACTCGGCGACCCACTGCCCATCGACCAGGGCCACATCGACTCGCTCTACGCCCGCTACCAGAACGTCTACGGCCAATAA
- the araA gene encoding L-arabinose isomerase codes for MSTAANNSLDGYEVWFLTGSQHLYGEDVLKQVAAQSQEIATQLNSASAVPVRIVWKPVLTDSDAIRRTALEANSDDSVIGVTAWMHTFSPAKMWIQGLDLLRKPLLHLHTQANRDLPWADIDFDFMNLNQAAHGDREFGYIQSRLGIARKTVVGHVSNPEVARQVGAWQRAAAGWAAVRTLKLTRFGDNMRNVAVTEGDKTEAELRFGVAVNTWSVNELADAVHGAAESDVDALVAEYEDLYEVVPELRAGAARHESLRYGARIELGLRSFLEANGSAAFTTSFEDLGALRQLPGLAVQRLMAAGYGFGAEGDWKTAILVRAAKVMGAGLPGGASLMEDYTYHLEPGAEKILGAHMLEVCPSLTATKPRLEIHPLGIGGKEDPVRLVFDADASPGVVVALSDMRDRFRLVANAVDVVPLDQPLPNLPVARALWEPKPNFATSAAAWLTAGAAHHTVLSTQVGMDVFEDFADIARTELLTIDEGTTIRQFKKDLNWNAAYYRLAGGL; via the coding sequence ATGAGCACCGCAGCAAACAACTCCCTCGACGGCTATGAGGTCTGGTTCCTCACCGGCAGCCAGCACCTCTACGGCGAGGACGTCCTCAAGCAGGTGGCCGCCCAGTCCCAGGAGATCGCCACCCAGCTCAATTCCGCCTCCGCCGTGCCGGTGCGGATCGTGTGGAAGCCGGTCCTGACCGACTCGGACGCCATCCGCCGCACCGCGCTGGAGGCCAACTCCGATGATTCCGTCATCGGCGTCACAGCCTGGATGCACACGTTCAGCCCGGCCAAGATGTGGATCCAGGGCCTGGACCTGCTCCGCAAGCCGCTCCTGCACCTGCACACCCAGGCCAACCGCGACCTGCCCTGGGCGGACATCGACTTCGACTTCATGAACCTGAACCAAGCCGCGCACGGTGACCGAGAGTTCGGCTACATCCAGTCCCGGCTGGGCATTGCCCGGAAGACCGTCGTCGGGCACGTTTCCAACCCTGAGGTTGCGCGCCAGGTGGGCGCCTGGCAGCGTGCCGCGGCCGGCTGGGCCGCCGTCCGCACCCTGAAGCTGACCCGATTCGGCGACAACATGCGCAACGTCGCCGTCACCGAAGGCGACAAGACCGAAGCGGAGCTGCGCTTTGGCGTCGCGGTCAACACCTGGTCCGTCAACGAGCTCGCCGACGCTGTGCACGGCGCTGCAGAGTCCGACGTCGACGCCCTGGTCGCCGAGTATGAGGACCTCTACGAGGTGGTGCCGGAGCTCCGCGCAGGCGCGGCCCGGCACGAGTCGCTGCGGTACGGCGCGCGGATCGAGCTCGGGCTGCGGTCCTTCCTTGAAGCCAACGGATCGGCCGCGTTCACCACTTCCTTTGAGGACCTTGGCGCGCTCCGCCAGCTCCCGGGCCTGGCGGTGCAGCGGCTCATGGCTGCCGGGTATGGCTTCGGCGCTGAGGGTGACTGGAAAACCGCTATCCTGGTGCGCGCCGCCAAGGTGATGGGCGCAGGTCTGCCCGGCGGGGCGTCGCTGATGGAGGACTACACCTACCACCTCGAGCCCGGCGCGGAGAAGATCCTCGGCGCGCACATGCTGGAGGTGTGCCCCTCGCTGACCGCAACTAAGCCGCGGCTGGAAATCCACCCGCTCGGCATTGGCGGCAAGGAAGACCCCGTCCGCCTGGTGTTCGACGCCGATGCCTCCCCGGGCGTCGTCGTCGCCCTGTCTGACATGCGGGACCGTTTCCGCCTGGTGGCCAACGCCGTGGACGTGGTCCCGCTGGACCAGCCGCTGCCCAACCTGCCCGTTGCCCGCGCGCTCTGGGAGCCCAAGCCGAACTTCGCCACGTCCGCCGCCGCCTGGCTTACCGCCGGCGCCGCGCACCACACTGTGCTGTCGACCCAGGTGGGGATGGATGTGTTCGAGGACTTCGCCGACATCGCCAGGACCGAGCTGCTCACCATTGACGAGGGCACCACCATCCGCCAGTTCAAGAAGGACCTGAACTGGAACGCCGCCTACTACAGGCTGGCCGGGGGCCTCTAG
- a CDS encoding GAF and ANTAR domain-containing protein: MSPNFPGQRTRVLSGAGDEEAFETKASPPAVAGPLLSSRLHGPRPAAGLPTIAPRTVTQATGSDGSQAMLLDLVTGADSLTDSLDSLVAAAVRSVAGAQQAGTPQQAGAQIECAVVLTQPRRSPAITGTSRDAERMMAWEQQAAEGPTSEVLAGGHPVAVLQRHGDFRWPRYCSELQVAGFGSVLGIRLRLDGAGDAASSGPAGDAADAETHAALAFFAPDSKAFPLQVIAEARAFAGLASRSLRMALDLHTARSMASDLRSALDSRTSINVACGVIMAQNRCSYHEAFSILAKASSHRNIKVRRIAEDILERLPEGPPQSHFGH; this comes from the coding sequence GTGAGCCCAAACTTCCCGGGTCAACGCACCCGGGTACTGAGCGGGGCCGGCGACGAGGAGGCCTTTGAGACCAAGGCCTCTCCCCCAGCCGTCGCCGGCCCTCTTCTTTCTTCACGCCTCCACGGCCCGCGGCCTGCCGCAGGGCTGCCGACTATTGCGCCGCGCACCGTCACGCAGGCCACCGGGAGTGACGGCAGCCAGGCGATGCTGCTTGACCTGGTCACCGGGGCAGACTCGCTGACCGACTCCCTGGACAGCCTGGTTGCCGCCGCGGTGCGGTCGGTGGCAGGTGCGCAGCAGGCGGGGACACCTCAGCAGGCTGGCGCGCAGATCGAATGCGCGGTGGTGCTGACCCAGCCGCGCCGGTCCCCCGCAATTACCGGGACATCGCGGGACGCTGAGCGGATGATGGCGTGGGAGCAGCAGGCAGCGGAGGGTCCCACCAGCGAAGTGCTGGCCGGCGGCCATCCCGTGGCGGTCCTTCAGCGGCACGGGGATTTCCGCTGGCCGCGCTACTGCAGCGAGCTGCAAGTTGCCGGTTTTGGCAGCGTCCTGGGTATACGGCTCCGGCTTGACGGTGCGGGCGATGCCGCGTCATCGGGCCCTGCCGGCGATGCGGCGGACGCGGAAACCCATGCTGCCCTGGCGTTTTTTGCCCCGGATTCCAAGGCCTTCCCGCTGCAGGTGATCGCCGAGGCCCGGGCGTTCGCCGGGTTGGCGTCAAGGAGCCTGCGGATGGCCCTGGACCTGCATACAGCCCGTTCCATGGCGTCGGACCTGCGCTCGGCGTTGGACAGCCGCACCTCCATCAACGTGGCGTGCGGCGTCATCATGGCCCAGAACCGGTGCTCCTACCACGAGGCGTTTTCCATCCTGGCGAAGGCCTCAAGCCACCGGAACATCAAGGTCCGGCGGATTGCGGAGGACATCCTCGAGCGGCTGCCCGAGGGTCCCCCGCAATCCCACTTCGGGCACTAG
- the arfA gene encoding arabinosylfuranosidase ArfA, which produces MFFVATPEPATAKVTLDPAFTVGPVRRRTFGAFVEHLGRCVYTGIFEPDHPDADEDGFRRDVLGLTRELGVSTVRYPGGNFVSGYRWEDGVGPKDQRPVRLDLAWHSTDPNLVGVDEFAAWSAKAGVEPMMAVNLGTRGIQEAMDLLEYCNIDGGTELSDQRRANGAPDGYGIRMWCLGNEMDGPWQIGHKNALEYGRLAADTARGMRMIDPDLELVACGSSGPTMDTFGEWERVVLSETYELVDLISAHQYFEDFGDLQEHLAAGHKMDAFIKNIVSHIDHVKSVKKSTKQVNISFDEWNVWHMSRAESKAPSGKDWPVAPVLLEDTYTVADAVVVGDLLVTLLKNTDRVHSASLAQLVNVIAPIMTEPGGRAWKQTTFHPFALTSRHAAGTVLQLAVESPLVSGGTTENVAALSAVATFDAEKGEAVVFAVNRSATDALTLDAAVAGLGNVRVLEALTYANKDPYWQASADDSTSVEPAENVTVKADGGRLTAELPAVSWSMIRLAVGS; this is translated from the coding sequence ATGTTTTTCGTGGCAACCCCAGAACCGGCAACAGCCAAAGTAACCCTTGACCCGGCCTTCACCGTTGGTCCCGTCAGGCGCCGCACGTTCGGCGCCTTCGTGGAGCACCTTGGCCGGTGCGTCTACACCGGCATCTTCGAACCCGACCACCCCGACGCCGACGAGGACGGTTTCCGCCGCGATGTCCTGGGGCTGACGCGCGAACTCGGCGTCTCCACGGTGCGGTACCCCGGCGGCAACTTCGTCTCCGGCTACCGGTGGGAGGACGGCGTGGGGCCGAAGGACCAGCGGCCTGTACGCCTCGACCTGGCCTGGCACTCCACGGACCCCAACCTGGTGGGCGTGGACGAGTTCGCGGCGTGGTCCGCCAAGGCCGGCGTGGAACCCATGATGGCCGTCAACCTGGGCACCCGCGGCATCCAGGAGGCGATGGACCTGCTGGAGTACTGCAATATCGACGGCGGTACTGAGCTTTCCGACCAGCGCCGCGCCAATGGTGCACCGGACGGCTACGGCATCAGGATGTGGTGCCTGGGCAACGAGATGGACGGCCCGTGGCAGATAGGCCACAAGAACGCCCTCGAGTACGGGCGGCTTGCTGCGGACACGGCCCGCGGCATGCGGATGATCGACCCCGACTTGGAGCTCGTGGCCTGCGGCAGTTCCGGTCCCACCATGGACACGTTCGGCGAATGGGAGCGCGTGGTCCTGTCCGAAACCTATGAGCTGGTGGATTTGATTTCCGCCCACCAGTACTTCGAGGACTTCGGCGACCTCCAGGAACACCTGGCTGCCGGGCACAAGATGGACGCCTTCATCAAGAACATCGTCAGCCACATCGATCACGTGAAATCTGTGAAGAAGTCCACCAAGCAGGTGAACATCTCCTTCGATGAATGGAATGTCTGGCACATGAGCAGGGCCGAGTCCAAGGCGCCCTCCGGCAAGGACTGGCCGGTAGCCCCCGTGCTGCTGGAGGACACCTACACGGTGGCGGACGCTGTGGTGGTGGGCGACCTGCTGGTCACGCTGCTCAAGAACACGGACCGGGTCCATTCCGCGAGCCTGGCCCAGCTGGTCAACGTCATCGCCCCCATCATGACGGAACCCGGCGGCCGGGCCTGGAAGCAGACCACCTTCCACCCCTTCGCCCTGACCTCGCGGCACGCCGCCGGCACTGTGCTGCAGCTCGCCGTCGAATCCCCGCTGGTCAGCGGCGGCACCACGGAGAACGTGGCCGCGCTGTCCGCCGTGGCAACCTTCGACGCCGAGAAGGGCGAGGCCGTGGTGTTCGCCGTCAACCGCTCGGCAACGGACGCACTCACCCTGGACGCCGCCGTCGCCGGCCTGGGCAACGTCCGCGTCCTGGAGGCGCTGACCTACGCCAACAAGGACCCGTACTGGCAGGCGAGTGCCGACGATTCGACGTCCGTGGAGCCCGCCGAAAACGTCACGGTCAAGGCCGACGGCGGCCGCCTCACCGCCGAGCTCCCTGCGGTGTCCTGGTCCATGATCCGGCTGGCGGTGGGCAGCTAG
- a CDS encoding HhH-GPD-type base excision DNA repair protein, producing the protein MDGMELHITGDPAADKLLSEDAFALLTGMLLDQQVTMESAFAGPEKIRTRIGSVSPEAIAGHDPQAFVEMFKERPAVHRFPGSMAARVQALAEAVQSDWNGDATAIWTQGDPSGAEVLKRLKALPGFGDQKAKIFLALLGKQRGLQAPGWREAAGHYGEDGSYLSVADIVDPESLVKVRASKQAAKAAAKAGKEG; encoded by the coding sequence ATGGACGGCATGGAGCTGCACATCACGGGGGATCCCGCCGCGGACAAGTTGTTGAGTGAGGACGCCTTCGCCCTGCTGACCGGCATGCTGCTGGACCAGCAGGTGACCATGGAATCGGCGTTCGCGGGACCGGAAAAGATCAGGACCCGCATCGGGTCCGTCTCTCCCGAAGCCATTGCCGGCCATGATCCGCAGGCGTTCGTGGAGATGTTCAAGGAACGGCCCGCCGTGCACCGGTTCCCCGGTTCCATGGCCGCAAGGGTCCAGGCGCTGGCCGAGGCCGTGCAAAGCGACTGGAACGGCGACGCCACTGCCATCTGGACCCAGGGTGATCCCAGCGGCGCCGAAGTGCTGAAGCGGCTCAAGGCCCTGCCCGGGTTCGGCGACCAGAAAGCCAAAATCTTCCTCGCCCTGCTGGGCAAACAGCGCGGCCTGCAGGCGCCGGGCTGGCGGGAAGCCGCCGGCCACTACGGCGAGGACGGCTCCTACCTGTCCGTGGCGGACATCGTGGACCCGGAATCCCTGGTGAAGGTGCGGGCCAGCAAGCAGGCGGCCAAGGCCGCGGCGAAGGCAGGAAAAGAAGGTTAA